A stretch of the Ascaphus truei isolate aAscTru1 chromosome 4, aAscTru1.hap1, whole genome shotgun sequence genome encodes the following:
- the GLO1 gene encoding lactoylglutathione lyase, with the protein MTSACSGCGEIMATEPEVCGLTDQAAESACSDPHPTTKDFMLQQTMLRIKDPKKSLEFYTKVLGMTLLQKFDFPSMKFSLYFVGFEDKKDIPKDVKERTAWTFSRKATIELTHNWGTENDEKPYHNGNSDPRGFGHIGLAVPDVYAACKRFEELEVTFVKKPDDGKMKGLAFIQDPDGYWIEILSPNNMLSII; encoded by the exons ATGACGTCAGCATGCAGTGGGTGCGGAGAGATCATGGCGACGGAGCCCGAGGTGTGCGGTCTGACCGACCAGGCGGCCGAGAGCGCCTGCAGTGACCCGCATCCCACCACCAAG GATTTCATGTTGCAACAAACCATGCTTCGAATAAAAGATCCCAAGAAATCCTTGGAATTTTACACGAAGGTTCTCGGAATGAC TCTTCTCCAGAAGTTTGACTTTCCTTCCATGAAATTCTCATTATACTTTGTGGGCTTTGAGGACAAAAAGGACATACCTAAAGACGTGAAAGAGAGGACAGCTTGGACGTTTTCACGAAAAGCCACAATTGAACTAACACA CAACTGGGGAACTGAAAACGACGAGAAACCTTATCACAACGGCAACTCTGATCCTCGAGGATTCG gTCACATTGGTCTGGCAGTCCCAGATGTGTATGCTGCATGTAAGAGGTTTGAGGAGCTGGAAGTCACATTTGTAAAGAAACCAGATGACG GAAAAATGAAAGGATTAGCTTTTATTCAGGACCCTGATGGATACTGGATTGAAATTCTCAGCCCCAACAACATGCTGTCTATAATTTAG